The window GCCGGTGCCGATGAGGCGGAAGCGCAAAAGGCCGAAACGGAAATCGTGGTCACTGAAAATGCAGTGGCGAATTCGCCACCGGAAGAGGCGGCTTCGCCCGATGCAAATGCGCCAGAGGCAGAAGAGGCTGACGATGGTGCCGTTTCTGCAAAGACTGACGAAGGGGAAGCCGAGCCACCCAAGCCTGTCCTCCTGTGGCGCCCGGCCGGACGTACCGATGGTCAGCGTGGCCGTGGCCGCCATCATAATCAGCGCAAGGGAGCCGGTCCGGGAAAGCAGCAGGGCAGGCACCGCGATGGCGAACGCGGACCCAAAAAGGGCAAGGGCAATTTCAAAGGCAAGTCGGGCAAGGGCAAGCCGGGAGGCTTCTCGTCCCGTCCGCCGCGCACGAATAAGCCGATCGATCCGGATTCGCCCTTTGCCAAGCTGGCGGCTCTCAAAGAGCAACTCAACAAGTGAGGGCCGGCTGACACGCCATGACCAGCGAAGCCAGGCAGCGGATTGACAAATGGCTCTATTTCGCACGTGTCGTAAAATCCCGCTCGCTTGCCGCCAAGCTCGCACAATCGGGCCGCGTCAGGCTCAATGGTGACAAGATCGATCAGCCCAGCAGGCAGGTGGGATGCGAGGATGTGCTCACCGTCACGCTTGATCGCAAGATTCTGGTTCTCAAAATCGTCGGGTTTGCAGAACGGCGAGGCCCCTATTCGGAAGCCAAGATGCTCTACGAAGATATAAGTCCACCCCCCGTTGCCCGCGACCGCACGGCAACGCCCGCGCTTGCCCCGTACCGGGAGGCAGGCAGCGGACGCCCGACCAAGCGTGAGCGAAGGCAGTTGGATAAATTGAAGTCTTCGGACGAGTAGCCGCGCCGCCGCGTGTGGATGCGACAAATTGTACCAGACGCAATCCCGCTTTCCGATTCCGGCATCAAGTTGGCGCATTTGTTCGGCGATACAGGCAAATTTGGAATGCGGTTTCTGGAGCTTCCGCGCCTGAGGGCCACACTGCGTCTCCAGGCGTAACCATGGTCTTGCCAAGGCAAATCAAAGCCGCTACCTGAACGATTGTTCAACACTCGCGCATGCCGAAACCGGAGCCGTTCATGACATATATCGTCAACGACAATTGCATCAAATGCAAATACACCGATTGCGTGGAAGTGTGTCCGGTTGACTGTTTCTACGAGGGCGAGAACATGCTCGTGATCCACCCGGACGAATGTATCGAT is drawn from Hoeflea prorocentri and contains these coding sequences:
- a CDS encoding RNA-binding S4 domain-containing protein, with the translated sequence MTSEARQRIDKWLYFARVVKSRSLAAKLAQSGRVRLNGDKIDQPSRQVGCEDVLTVTLDRKILVLKIVGFAERRGPYSEAKMLYEDISPPPVARDRTATPALAPYREAGSGRPTKRERRQLDKLKSSDE